A portion of the Bubalus kerabau isolate K-KA32 ecotype Philippines breed swamp buffalo chromosome 1, PCC_UOA_SB_1v2, whole genome shotgun sequence genome contains these proteins:
- the MYOT gene encoding myotilin isoform X1, with protein MFNYERPKHFIQSQNPCGSRLQPPGPEISSYSSQTKQSSITIQPRQCTEQRYSASSTVSSHITMSSSAFPASPQQLAGSNPAQRVTATYNQSPASFLSSILPSQPDYSSSKNPSTVDSNYQQPSVGQPINVRSSQNANAKLTPRTPDHEIQGSKEALIQDLERKLKCKDSLLHNGNQRLTYEEKMARRLLGPQNAAAVFQGQNDSEAQDSAQQHNIEHARLQVPTSQVRSRSSSRGDMNDQDAIQEKFYPPRFIQVPENMSIEEGRFCRMDFKVSGLPAPDVSWYLNGRPVQSDDFHKMIVSEKGFHSLIFEVVRASDAGAYACVAKNRAGEATFTVQLDVLAKEHRRAPMFIYKPQSKKVFEGESVKLECQISAVPPPKLFWKRNNEMVQFNTDRISLYHDNSGRVTLLIKDVNKKDAGWYTVSAVNEAGVTTCNTRLDVTARPNQTLPAPKQLRVRPTFSKYLALNGKGLNVKQAFNPEGEFQRLAAQSGLYESEEL; from the exons ATGTTTAACTACGAACGTCCAAAACACTTCATCCAATCCCAAAATCCATGTGGCTCCAGACTTCAGCCTCCCGGACCGGAAATCTCCAGCTACTCTAGCCAGACCAAACAGTCCTCCATTACCATCCAACCCCGCCAGTGCACAGAGCAAAGATATTCTGCCTCCTCAACAGTGAGCTCTCACATCACTATGTCCTCCTCTGCTTTCCCTGCTTCTCCTCAGCAGCTTGCTGGCTCCAACCCAGCCCAAAGGGTTACAGCTACTTATAACCAGTCTCCAGCCAGCTTCCTCAGCTCCATATTACCATCACAGCCTGATTACAGCAGCAGTAAAAACCCTTCCACGGTGGACTCCAA ctaTCAACAACCCTCAGTAGGCCAACCCATAAATGTTAGGTCATCCCAAAATGCAAATGCTAAGCTCACACCAAGAACTCCTGACCACGAAATACAAGGATCAAAAGAAGCTCTTATTCAAGATTTGGAGAGAAAGCTAAAATGCAAggacagccttcttcacaatggAAACCAA CGGCTAACATATGAGGAGAAGATGGCTCGCAGATTGCTAGGACCACAGAATGCAGCTGCTGTGTTTCAAGGTCAAAATGACAGTGAGGCACAAGATTCAGCACAG CAGCACAATATAGAACATGCACGACTGCAAGTTCCTACATCACAAGTAag AAGCAGATCATCTTCAAGGGGAGACATGAATGATCAGGATGCCATCCAGGAGAAATTTTACCCACCTCGCTTCATTCAAGTGCCAGAGAACATGTCAATTGAAGAAGGAAGATTCTGCAGAATGGACTTCAAA GTGAGTGGACTACCAGCTCCTGATGTGTCATGGTATCTAAATGGACGACCAGTTCAATCAGATGATTTTCACAAAATGATAGTGTCTGAGAAGGGTTTTCATTCACTCATCTTTGAAGTGGTCAGAGCTTCAGATGCAGGGGCTTATGCATGTGTTGCCAAGAACAGAGCGGGAGAAGCCACCTTTACTGTGCAGCTGGATGTCCTGG CAAAAGAACACAGAAGAGCACCAATGTTCATCTACAAACCACAGAGTAAAAAAGTGTTTGAGGGAGAATCAGTGAAGCTAGAATGCCAGATCTCGGCTGTACCTCCACCAAAGCTTTTctggaaaagaaataatgaaatggTACAATTCAACACTGATCGAATAAG TTTATATCATGATAACTCTGGAAGAGTTACTTTATTGATAAAAGATGTAAACAAGAAAGATGCTGGATGGTATACTGTGTCTGCAGTTAATGAAGCTGGAGTGACCACATGTAACACAAGATTAGATGTTACAG CCCGTCCAAACCAAACTCTTCCAGCTCCTAAACAGTTACGTGTCCGACCaactttcagcaaatatttagcaCTTAACGGGAAAGGTCTGAATGTGAAACAAGCGTTTAACCCTGAAGGAGAGTTTCAGCGGCTGGCAGCTCAATCTGGACTCTATGAAAGTGAAGAACTTTAA
- the MYOT gene encoding myotilin isoform X2, translating to MFNYERPKHFIQSQNPCGSRLQPPGPEISSYSSQTKQSSITIQPRQCTEQRYSASSTVSSHITMSSSAFPASPQQLAGSNPAQRVTATYNQSPASFLSSILPSQPDYSSSKNPSTVDSNYQQPSVGQPINVRSSQNANAKLTPRTPDHEIQGSKEALIQDLERKLKCKDSLLHNGNQRLTYEEKMARRLLGPQNAAAVFQGQNDSEAQDSAQHNIEHARLQVPTSQVRSRSSSRGDMNDQDAIQEKFYPPRFIQVPENMSIEEGRFCRMDFKVSGLPAPDVSWYLNGRPVQSDDFHKMIVSEKGFHSLIFEVVRASDAGAYACVAKNRAGEATFTVQLDVLAKEHRRAPMFIYKPQSKKVFEGESVKLECQISAVPPPKLFWKRNNEMVQFNTDRISLYHDNSGRVTLLIKDVNKKDAGWYTVSAVNEAGVTTCNTRLDVTARPNQTLPAPKQLRVRPTFSKYLALNGKGLNVKQAFNPEGEFQRLAAQSGLYESEEL from the exons ATGTTTAACTACGAACGTCCAAAACACTTCATCCAATCCCAAAATCCATGTGGCTCCAGACTTCAGCCTCCCGGACCGGAAATCTCCAGCTACTCTAGCCAGACCAAACAGTCCTCCATTACCATCCAACCCCGCCAGTGCACAGAGCAAAGATATTCTGCCTCCTCAACAGTGAGCTCTCACATCACTATGTCCTCCTCTGCTTTCCCTGCTTCTCCTCAGCAGCTTGCTGGCTCCAACCCAGCCCAAAGGGTTACAGCTACTTATAACCAGTCTCCAGCCAGCTTCCTCAGCTCCATATTACCATCACAGCCTGATTACAGCAGCAGTAAAAACCCTTCCACGGTGGACTCCAA ctaTCAACAACCCTCAGTAGGCCAACCCATAAATGTTAGGTCATCCCAAAATGCAAATGCTAAGCTCACACCAAGAACTCCTGACCACGAAATACAAGGATCAAAAGAAGCTCTTATTCAAGATTTGGAGAGAAAGCTAAAATGCAAggacagccttcttcacaatggAAACCAA CGGCTAACATATGAGGAGAAGATGGCTCGCAGATTGCTAGGACCACAGAATGCAGCTGCTGTGTTTCAAGGTCAAAATGACAGTGAGGCACAAGATTCAGCACAG CACAATATAGAACATGCACGACTGCAAGTTCCTACATCACAAGTAag AAGCAGATCATCTTCAAGGGGAGACATGAATGATCAGGATGCCATCCAGGAGAAATTTTACCCACCTCGCTTCATTCAAGTGCCAGAGAACATGTCAATTGAAGAAGGAAGATTCTGCAGAATGGACTTCAAA GTGAGTGGACTACCAGCTCCTGATGTGTCATGGTATCTAAATGGACGACCAGTTCAATCAGATGATTTTCACAAAATGATAGTGTCTGAGAAGGGTTTTCATTCACTCATCTTTGAAGTGGTCAGAGCTTCAGATGCAGGGGCTTATGCATGTGTTGCCAAGAACAGAGCGGGAGAAGCCACCTTTACTGTGCAGCTGGATGTCCTGG CAAAAGAACACAGAAGAGCACCAATGTTCATCTACAAACCACAGAGTAAAAAAGTGTTTGAGGGAGAATCAGTGAAGCTAGAATGCCAGATCTCGGCTGTACCTCCACCAAAGCTTTTctggaaaagaaataatgaaatggTACAATTCAACACTGATCGAATAAG TTTATATCATGATAACTCTGGAAGAGTTACTTTATTGATAAAAGATGTAAACAAGAAAGATGCTGGATGGTATACTGTGTCTGCAGTTAATGAAGCTGGAGTGACCACATGTAACACAAGATTAGATGTTACAG CCCGTCCAAACCAAACTCTTCCAGCTCCTAAACAGTTACGTGTCCGACCaactttcagcaaatatttagcaCTTAACGGGAAAGGTCTGAATGTGAAACAAGCGTTTAACCCTGAAGGAGAGTTTCAGCGGCTGGCAGCTCAATCTGGACTCTATGAAAGTGAAGAACTTTAA